A single genomic interval of Lathyrus oleraceus cultivar Zhongwan6 chromosome 7, CAAS_Psat_ZW6_1.0, whole genome shotgun sequence harbors:
- the LOC127106006 gene encoding uncharacterized protein LOC127106006, which translates to MEEKKGVKWSWTSALIGAASAVAATSILSAKPKDPTFHLISINFTSLKPSLPVVDAEVLLTVHVTNPNIAPINYSSTTMSIFYEGSLLGSAPVQAGSQPPRSCQLLRLPARLKARKLAKHAGRVVADVAKREMILDAAVDIAGTARVLWWDHNFKVRVNSHVTVDPVFLDVIDQENTAQLELFASDDELEGEDEIEAKVQE; encoded by the exons ATGGAAGAAAAAAAGGGAGTAAAATGGAGTTGGACATCAGCACTAATCGGAGCAGCCTCCGCCGTAGCAGCCACCTCCATCCTCTCCGCAAAACCAAAAGACCCAACCTTCCATCTCATTTCAATCAATTTCACTTCCTTAAAACCTAGTCTCCCTGTCGTAGACGCAGAGGTTCTCCTCACCGTCCACGTCACCAACCCAAACATAGCTCCGATTAACTACTCCTCCACAACTATGTCTATCTTCTACGAAGGTTCTCTTCTCGGTTCGGCTCCGGTTCAAGCCGGTTCGCAGCCGCCGCGTTCGTGTCAGCTTCTCCGACTCCCCGCTCGGCTTAAGGCGAGGAAGCTAGCGAAACACGCTGGACGTGTTGTGGCGGATGTGGCTAAGCGGGAGATGATACTCGATGCGGCGGTTGATATTGCTGGCACCGCTAGAGTTTTGTGGTGGGACCATAACTTTAAAGTTCGTGTGAATAGTCATGTTACTGTTGACCCTGTTTTTCTTGATGTTATTGATCAGGAAAATACTGCACAACTTGAACTCTTTGCATCAG ACGATGAGTTGGAAGGTGAAGATGAAATCGAAGCGAAAGTTCAAGAGTGA